The genomic window ATTAGGAAGTGAAGATTTTTCCTGCTATACCTATGATATTCCAGGGATGTATACGTTTATCGGGGTTGGAAAAGATGACTCTCCATATGGCCATCACCATCCCAAATTTGATATTGATGAAACGGTGTTTGTTCCATCAGTTAAACTAATATCAGGAGCAGTATTAGACTTTCTAGAAAGGAGTAGGTGTGATGCGAATAACATCAGCAACAATCTACGGTATTCATCTACCTTTCATTGAGCCGTTTATTATTAGCTACCATAAATATGTAAATATGCCATCCGTCATTGTTGAGTTACATACGGATGAAGGGATCATAGGGTATGGGGAAGCAACACCTGATGAACATGTTACAGGTGAAACCTTTGATGGTGTCATCGTAGCATTATCACAATTAATATTACCAGCAGTAAAAGGAGAGAATCCTTTTCGGATTGAAGCAATTCATGAGAAAATGGACCAACTCTTATATGGAAATCCGACTGTGAAAGCAGCTGTTGATATTGCATGTTATGATTTAATGGGGAAAAAGGCAGGAGTACCTGTTTATGATCTGTTAGGTGGAAGATACCATGATCAGCTTGAGGTTCCAAAAGTATTAAGCATTTTGGAACCGGATGAAATGGCAAAACAAGCAAGGAAAGCAAAGGAAGAAGGGTATTCCTCCATAAAATTAAAGGTTGGGACAGATGTTAGGAAAGATGTTGAGCGAATTAAGGCCGTTAGGGCGGCGGTTGGTCAAAGCTTTCCAATTCGGGTGGATGCCAATCAAGGATGGCAAACTTCATCGCAGGCACTTTCAGTAATTCGAAAAATTGAAGAATGTGATATCGATTGGATTGAACAACCTGTAGCAGCAGATGATATCGATGCTTTAGCAGAAGTTCGAAGCAAAACAAAGATTCCTGTTATGATTGACGAAGGATTACATGGATTAAAAGAAATGCGAGAGGTTATCGCAAAAAAGGCTGCAGATAAAATCAATCTTAAGCTAATGAAATGTGGTGGCCTATATCGAGGAAGTCAACTCGTCCACATGGCTGAAATGGCTGGAATGACATGTCAAGTCGGTTCTATGGTAGAATCAGCCATCGCATCCGCCGCCGGTTTGCACCTTGCAACAGCGAAAAAATCAATCCAAAGCCACGAGCTTGTTGGTCCATTAATGTTCTCAAAAGATATTGCCCACTTGCCATTCACAACAAACTCAATATCATTATCTAAAAAACCTGGTTTTGGTATAGACATAGACCCATTCGCATTAGAGCAAATGACAACTAGAAAAATACAAGTTGATGTCTAATCCTTAAGGTTGCAGTCCCTACGATTTGGATCGAGATAGACGAAACCAAAATTGAATTAGAACTACTACTACTACTTGTCCTTCATCCTGCGGGTAACACGATGTTAAGTTCGGAAGGAAAACTTCTTGTGGAGTCTGGTGGAGATTTACAAGTTGGGCAGTTTAAGTGCCTTCCATTTGAACTCGATGGTGGGGCAGCAGGAAAAGACATCGATCTTGAAATTACAGGCGCTCTCAGAGATGGATATTGGAGGATTGTATCACTTATTATGATGCCTTAATGGTCACAGTAGCGACCTGAAATTTGTCGAATAGGAATATAGGGCATATCCCTAAAAAAAGACTTAACCCATTCCAAATGGCAGGAATGGGTTATTCTTTATGTTCTTATATTGCAACAAGGTGGTTTCTAAAGGATCGTTAACAAATAATTTACCTTATATTCATACTCGATCGATTATATATAGTTAAAATAAGTATGATGCCGAAATTTGTAGAAATATTCAAGAAATAGAAAGGGTGCAAAAGATTTTATACCTAGTGTATCGAAAATATTGTTAAAGGAGTCGTCCTATGTCAGATTTAGTTAACCTTGTTAGAAGGAATGTTTTTCAATCTTCGTTTGTACATATTCTAATCGTTTCAAGGGAAGCTGGACAATGGACAACTTCGAAGTCTAGTCAAACAGTTGAAGGTCAATCAGGGAAGCACATAACGGAGGAAGCTGCTTCTATTTTGATTAAGACTTTGAATTCGTCACAGTGACGCCTCGGATTTTGTCGAAATAAGAAGATATTAAAAAGGGAAAGCAAATCATCAACGGATTGAATGATATTGCTTTCCTTTTTTTATTAAACGGGCACAGTGACTTCACGGGTTTTTCAAATGCACGTAACAAAAAAAGTTCTTTTCATGAACATTTGTTAAAGTCATTAGGAGTTTTCAAAGGATAGTAAGGTTTCACGTAATACTGTTTCAAAACTTTGCAATGATAAAGAATACATTCCGAGCCCAAAAGTAATGAAGAAAATAATAAACACTGATAGAAAAGTAGATTCAGGTAAGACAATGGATGCTTTTTTTGATATTTAGAAACAGCAAGTTTTAAATCTAACCTAGAGAGCGTTTGCCGCGAACAAGAACATGATTATACATACCCTTTGCCACGATCTTTCTAGGATTCAGATATAGCCATTCCCTTAAGACAAGACCCTTCCTAACTTCCAGCAACTTTTGCACCTTTATTCAAAACACCTTGCATATATTAGCTTGGGCGGAAAGAACCAATTTGAAATTTGTCCCCCAATTTTGCTTTTTTTGGAGATGAGAATACACAATTTTCTGGATATTTTATTCAAACGCTCTAGTAGGGAAAGTCTCTAGTTGGAGCAGATATTCATCCGGTAAATGATCATTCTACTTAGTAATAATGGTATTGTTCTTTAATTGGGCAGGTTTAAATAGATTAAACTTTTTAAAATCATTAATAAGATGAGCTTGATCACAATATCCGAATTCATCCACCACATCTGAAAAAGAGGTGCGTTCATTAGTAAGCAGAAAGAAAGCCTTTTGGAATCTAATGATCTGACTAAAAAGCTTTGGTGGAATTCCAACTATCTCCGCAAACTTCATTCGTAAATATCGATCGGAATAACCAGTATCTTCTACTAGGTCTTTCATATTAAAGTTTCCTTTGGATAAATATATTTTTTTTATAGAATAATCAACAATCTTGGGTATCTCTCTAAATTCAATACATTTTCCAATTTTTTCGAACAGCTCTATCCTCTTATGAAATGAATTTTGTTCTGCTATTCTGTCAACAATTGAATCTTCTAGTGAAATGATATTACAAAGAGGAAGTTTCTTATCTATAATATCAGGCATGGCATTATTAACAAATTTAATTGCATGCTCAGGTAAAATGCGAACCCCAAAGTGCTCATATCCGGGTTGGAAATGTAATTGTTTAATTTGCAATAAACTACCGTAAATATGAGCAGAGGGTTTTTTCGGATTACAGCAAAAAATAAACTCGATACATCCGTCGGGAAGGGCCGGGACCCAGTCTTTAAGATGATCAATCTTAAACTGATAGAATAATATGATTGGAAGTTGGGCAGAATCCTGTATTGGTTTTAGCTCTATATAATAATCAGTATTGGATTTCAATCCAGGTTGAAAGGGAAAATAATGAATAGTTTGTAATGTGTTTCGTACGTTTTTATTAATCATAAATTTCCTCCGTTCCTTTGAAAATCTCTAGGAATACCTATGGAGCTTTTTTATAGATATACAATTGTTAAGAGCAGGTTGTTATTATATTTTTTTACCTTGGAAATTTAGACAAAAGTTTGCTCCCTATTCTCTAATAGTACAATGCTCTTCTTCTATCACCCACTTTTATATTTTTAGCTAATCAATCATTTCGTTTGTGCCGCGAATGAAAATTTTTCAAAGGCAATAATTAATAGAATTAAGTTTCTAAAACTTTAGATTATAACAAAAAAATAAAAATTTGTAATGTTCCGATTTTTTCAATATTAATCATTAGGAATATAATACACTTAATGCAACAAAGGGGAAAGGAAGGGATCAAAATATGAATTTAACAATGCAAAAAATAAACTGGGAGCAAGTTAAAGAATGGGATCGTAAATACCTGATGAGGACGTTTAGTACCCAAAATGAGTATCAACCAGTACCGATTGAATCAACAGAAGGTGACTACTTGATTATGCCTGATGGCACAAGATTATTAGATTTCTTCAATCAACTTTATTGTGTCAATTTAGGTCAGAAAAATCCAAAAGTTAATGCTGCGATCAAGGAGGCTTTAGACCGATATGGTTTTGTATGGGATACTTATGCAACTGATTATAAAGCCAAAGCAGCAAAGATAATTATTGAGGATATTTTAGGTGATGAAGACTGGCCAGGAAAAGTAAGGTTCGTATCAACAGGAAGTGAAGCAGTGGAAACGGCACTGAACATAGCGAGGTTATATACAAATCGCCCACTAGTGGTTACACGAGAACACGATTATCATGGTTGGACTGGTGGAGCTGCAACTGTTACTCGATTAAGGTCATATCGAAGTGGTTTAGTTGGGGAAAATTCAGAATCTTTTTCAGCACAAATACCCGGTTCATCATATAATAGTGCTGTTTTGATGGCGCCATCCCCTAACATGTTTCAGGATTCGAACGGCAACTGCCTAAAAGATGAAAACGGGGAATTGTTGAGTGTAAAGTATACACGTCGTATGATCGAAAACTATGGTCCGGAACAAGTGGCAGCAGTGATAACTGAAGTATCGCAAGGTGCAGGCTCTGCTATGCCCCCATATGAATACATTCCACAGATCCGAAAAATGACAAAAGAACTAGGTGTCCTTTGGATTAATGATGAAGTTCTTACTGGCTTTGGGCGGACAGGGAAGTGGTTTGGATATCAGCATTATGAGGTACAGCCAGATATAATCACTATGGGTAAAGGACTCTCCAGTTCCTCACTCCCTGCTGGCGCTGTCTTAGTTAGTAAGGAAATTGCAGCGTTTATGGATAAGCACCGATGGGAGTCAGTATCCACCTATGCTGGTCATCCAGTTGCGATGGCTGCGGTCTGTGCAAATTTAGAAGTGATGATGGAAGAGAACTTTGTTGAGCAAGCGAAGAATAGCGGCGAGTATATAAGTAGTAAACTTGAACTTCTGAAAGAAAAACATAAAAGTATAGGCAATTTCGACGGATATGGCCTTTTATGGATAGTAGATATTGTGAATACCAAGACTAAGACTCCTTACGTAAAATTGGACCGGAACTTTACGCACGGGATGAATCCAAATCAAATCCCAACACAAATCATTATGAAAAAAGCGCTAGAAAAAGGAGTGCTGATTGGTGGAGTAATGCCTAATACAATGAGAATTGGCGCATCTTTGAATGTTAGTCGCGAAGACATCGATAAAGCAATGGATGCACTGGATTATGCACTTGACTATTTGGAAAGTGGAGAATGGCAGCAATCCTAATGTTACCATTTCAGACTAATAAGGAATGGATCCACAATTAAATCCATGATCACTTGGATATAAACAAGAGTTAAAACGCACCTTGAAATGAGAAATCTTGTCATGTTTGGTGTGGTTTTTATGTCTCCTATAGCTTCAATGATGCTGTTCGGGAATAATGTAATCGCTTCCAAATGGGGTATGATATCATCTTACCTTACCTTGTTTCTTTTACTGCCATGTTATTTACTGCATATAGTTATGGAAAGATGAAATTGGTAACTGTTTAGGAAATTGGTCTGCTGAGAGGGAAATCAAAAAAACTCTCCTAAATAAAATATAAGTATTATCGAAAAGGCTTGTAATTCATAAATGCCACTTTTCAGTAAGGGAATGAAAAG from Bacillus sp. F19 includes these protein-coding regions:
- a CDS encoding dipeptide epimerase, yielding MRITSATIYGIHLPFIEPFIISYHKYVNMPSVIVELHTDEGIIGYGEATPDEHVTGETFDGVIVALSQLILPAVKGENPFRIEAIHEKMDQLLYGNPTVKAAVDIACYDLMGKKAGVPVYDLLGGRYHDQLEVPKVLSILEPDEMAKQARKAKEEGYSSIKLKVGTDVRKDVERIKAVRAAVGQSFPIRVDANQGWQTSSQALSVIRKIEECDIDWIEQPVAADDIDALAEVRSKTKIPVMIDEGLHGLKEMREVIAKKAADKINLKLMKCGGLYRGSQLVHMAEMAGMTCQVGSMVESAIASAAGLHLATAKKSIQSHELVGPLMFSKDIAHLPFTTNSISLSKKPGFGIDIDPFALEQMTTRKIQVDV
- a CDS encoding AraC family transcriptional regulator; translation: MINKNVRNTLQTIHYFPFQPGLKSNTDYYIELKPIQDSAQLPIILFYQFKIDHLKDWVPALPDGCIEFIFCCNPKKPSAHIYGSLLQIKQLHFQPGYEHFGVRILPEHAIKFVNNAMPDIIDKKLPLCNIISLEDSIVDRIAEQNSFHKRIELFEKIGKCIEFREIPKIVDYSIKKIYLSKGNFNMKDLVEDTGYSDRYLRMKFAEIVGIPPKLFSQIIRFQKAFFLLTNERTSFSDVVDEFGYCDQAHLINDFKKFNLFKPAQLKNNTIITK
- a CDS encoding aspartate aminotransferase family protein, with amino-acid sequence MNLTMQKINWEQVKEWDRKYLMRTFSTQNEYQPVPIESTEGDYLIMPDGTRLLDFFNQLYCVNLGQKNPKVNAAIKEALDRYGFVWDTYATDYKAKAAKIIIEDILGDEDWPGKVRFVSTGSEAVETALNIARLYTNRPLVVTREHDYHGWTGGAATVTRLRSYRSGLVGENSESFSAQIPGSSYNSAVLMAPSPNMFQDSNGNCLKDENGELLSVKYTRRMIENYGPEQVAAVITEVSQGAGSAMPPYEYIPQIRKMTKELGVLWINDEVLTGFGRTGKWFGYQHYEVQPDIITMGKGLSSSSLPAGAVLVSKEIAAFMDKHRWESVSTYAGHPVAMAAVCANLEVMMEENFVEQAKNSGEYISSKLELLKEKHKSIGNFDGYGLLWIVDIVNTKTKTPYVKLDRNFTHGMNPNQIPTQIIMKKALEKGVLIGGVMPNTMRIGASLNVSREDIDKAMDALDYALDYLESGEWQQS